In the genome of Conger conger chromosome 8, fConCon1.1, whole genome shotgun sequence, one region contains:
- the adm2a gene encoding protein ADM2a, protein MMRSLFPGTLCCLSLLFLQQQLLALPAGTRLDSHRLNFLKRVVEGDEGESVIPGTFQNPSASLSPVQEASHDWWKRLIRAPPPLRRAPEALAQNDTPPQVDTAVQRRAPRGRRHARGRGHHHHAQLMRVGCVLGTCQVQNLSHRLYQLIGQSGREETSPMNPQSPHSYG, encoded by the exons ATGATGCGATCACTTTTCCCGGGTACACTGTGCTGCCTCAGCCTGCTCTTCTTGCAGCAGCAACTGCTGGCTTTACCCGCTGGAACCCGCCTGGACAGCCACAG GTTGAATTTCCTGAAGAGGGTCGTGGAGGGAGACGAGGGGGAGAGCGTCATCCCCGGAACCTTCCAGAACCCCAGCGCGTCCCTCAGCCCGGTCCAGGAGGCCAGTCACGATTGGTGGAAACGCCTGATCCGAGCTCCTCCCCCTTTGAGACGGGCCCCTGAGGCCCTGGCCCAGAACGACACACCCCCACAGGTGGACACAGCGGTCCAACGGAGGGCACCGAGGGGGCGGCGCCAcgccagggggcggggccaccACCACCACGCCCAGCTGATGCGTGTGGGCTGCGTCCTCGGCACCTGCCAAGTGCAGAACCTCAGCCACCGCCTCTAccagctgattggccagagcgGGCGGGAGGAAACCTCCCCCATGAACCCGCAGAGCCCTCATAGCTACGGATGA